atatgatcgATTTTATTCTTATTAATCTAACCAGATCTCCTACATGTACATGAAtcacacaattaaaattaactaaaaaaattttgaaacagaattttttttaaaaaagaaacgGAATTTGAATAAGTTACTCCAAACTTAAACAAGAAACCGAGGTGCCAAAAatcccaaagttgaaatattaaaaCCAACGCAAATGGTCAaccaataaaacaataataaatacATCATTTCGGTCCAGCCGGAGCTCCGGCGATCCAGTCTGCCGCTCGCTCAACTGAAACATCAATTAGAGCTTCCCGGTAACTCTCATCTCTCTAGTATACTTCCATCACCTATTCGCAATCTGTCTATTATTAATTATCGTTTGCCTAATTCTAATTAGATTCATCACTTTATAGTTTGTGTCATGGCTTCactgttttgtttttcaattatGTACAATTACAGTTTCAGAGACATGTATTTGGGCCATAATTCTATTTATTGAGTTTAATTTAACAATTTTTACCTAAAAAATGGGGAGCTTATGTACTCTAGAACTTGATATAAGTTTAATAACAGCAGTTGTGAAGCTGATAATGTTTACATTCTCGATGCGAGATTCGGAATTAGTTTAGTGTCTGTCGAGTGATAAGTATTGGTTTTAGTATTGTGTTACTATAGACTATAGTGGAGAGTTGCGTTATTGCTTACTAGGAAATAATCACAAATATATTGTTGCATTCCAGATATGTTTCCTGAAACGACTAAGCTACTTGTGGTCTCCGCATATCAATGCATACTATGTTAGAATATCACAATTTTAGAAGATTAAATGATCAAAGGACTTGTGAATCATGAATCAGTGACTTGCAAGTTTGTCCcacattatttaaatttatggaGAGCAAAGCATATTATAGAAAAAATGTCTTGGTCTCTCTATTCTACATGTCTCGTATTCTCCCATGAATGTGGTATTTTGGGCCCTCCATATTTCGTTGTGTGTTTGCTCTGCGATTCTCCAAATTCGCAAGTTATGTGCTACTAGGCATCTTGGCCTTGGTTGAATGTTTTATTTATGTCCAGTTGTAAGCATGTAACATTTGCCTTTTGAGGCGAGTACAGAATAGGTTTACTTTCTAGTAGGTCATAAGATTAGgagtttttttcttttaaaataaatgtgttGCCACAGTGACAAGTATCTAATTATTGCTTATTGAGGCCTTGCTATAAGCACATTTTACTTTCCTGATCTGTCACATTAAAAATGATTCATTAATTATCTAACTCACAGTCACAGGGTAGAAAGTTATACTGTGGGAAGGACCCTTGTACATCGTCTTTTAAAAGAATTTCACACTGTGAAATATGTGCTTGGTGTCTATGTTGGTATAGCGTAGTGCACATTGTTTTGGATTATACTTCTAGTTTTACCTGCTTTTGCATCATATTTTGTGACTTTTGTCTATGTTATGCTTAttgtaattgattttaatttttttttgtaattgaagGTATATATGTTCGAAACGGTAATGGGTTTGTCGCCAGCCAACACTGCTACTGAGACTTTAAAGTTTTGCATATTTGATTTAAGGCGCGGACAACATGAAGGAGAGGAGCTggacaaaatattatttttctatccAGCTGATATGCCGTTTTCAGCACAGCTTTCTGTTATAGGGCTCAGTGAGGGGCTTATTACATTCACAAGGTCAGTATCCACCCTTTAGGTTTAGTGATGGCGATGTTATATCCTCCTTCCTTTCAGTATCTAAAACTAGTTTGGCATATTCCCTTGTTTTCCTCTGTTTTTTTCCCCCATTTTATCTTTAATCTTGTTACCTCATACTCTTGCTGCAACCACCCTACGACCCAATAAATGTAGATATCATTTTATTGTGTTGTGTTTCTGTTTTTGCTAAACAATTATGCCATAGAACACATGACTTAGAAATTAGAAGAAAGAAAGTAGATTATTTTTCGATCCCTTCTGCATGTATGCTACCTTTCTCCTTCGGCATTGGCAGTCTTTCTCTTTCGTGTTTGTTGACTTGAGTTAGTTTTATGCAGAATATTCTCTCCAGAAGCAGCTTGTGAGGTTATAGAAGCTGAAATGCATTCTCACGTTTTTTACGAGGCAGAACCAGATATTTGGATGGTACTGGTATGATGTTTCCCTTTAAACTATATAATTGCAAGTATGCTCATAAAACATCTAAATTTATGAAAGTTTAGAAGCTGAATATGGTAAGTAGTtaaatgataatttttcaagataaagaAAAAGTAGTTCAATGAAAGATCAAGCTCAGCATATTTGTTTTAAGCATAGAAGATATCAAATgtaacaaaaaattttaaagttcTTGTTCATCTCACCATTAGATTTTGTCAATATTATCTCTAAAAGATGCTTAACAGAAATTTGTATGTTCCTGCTACTAGTTTCTGACTTTTAGATGTTTACCTGATCATTATTTGTTTATGTTATATGAATCAGTGAATCATAAGAAATTACTGAAATTTACTGGATTATTGGCATCCGTGGTGATGATTATTAGTCCTCTATGTTGCTGTAGATTGTTGAGAAAAGTAAAGAGACAGACGCGATCTGGCGAATTGATGCACTACGTGGGATTCTTAAAGAAGTGCATTCTCTGTTTATGATGTTTCATGGATCTATAAGAGCATTACTTGATAAAGAACCAAGTGGTGGAATTGTACGGAAGCATTTGTACTCTTTCGTCATGGATTACTTGGATGGTAAGGCACTATATTCTAAGATGTGTAGATTATTTAGAAGTCCAAGTTTTCAGAATCCTATagtgttaaaaatattttatttgaagtcCCTAATTGCCAGCATTTCACACGCGATCATCAATGGATTTTTGCTGCTGGGGTAATTTTGCAGTCGctgtattaaattatttttaatttggatttttgcTACGAGTGAAATATAAGAGTTGCTCCATCTCACACCTTATGTATATTTCTTCTATTTGAGGCAGATTTTCTTATTGGGAAAAAAATCCAGTTACCCAACTTCCGTAATACATTGAAGGAGCGGGGAACTGTACAAATGCTGACCGTTAGCCGCGAGGCTGCAATGGAGGTTCAGGTTGTCttctatatgttttttttccttCATGTTGGGTTTGTCTGCATTTTATTAAGCATACCCCCATTTTAACTTTAGATATAATGATTCATTAAACACCCCTGCCTAAATTTCTGAGCACGTTTCATGTGTTAATGCTGTGTTGACTTGGTGGACACCTCTCTACTTGCAAGACCCTCAAAGGCTCGAGAATCGTTGGCTTTTGTTTTGTGTAAAGCACTGTTTGATTTACTACTGTATAATCGAAATAAGTTTCTTGATATATGCTAGaaattttatagaaaaattatATGTGCCTGCATAAATTCTCGGTGCTGTCTTGTAGTCTTGTTCTTGTTTCTAAGCTGATTCTACTTGTTTGTGCAGTCGCTTGTCAGACTCTTAGAGTCGTGTTTGGGGAGCGCATCTTGCCACTCACTCATCTTATTTCAGGACTTGCTGGTGTCTACGACCCTTTCTCCTGTATGATTAAATTCACTTGCCTGTTTCTATTCTTATTTTGTTAACGTTATGTGATACCTTacatttcctttttttttttttttttaaattctaatcAGTTGAGTGATAGTTCAACAAAGTTTTGCttgtttgtttattatttgttataGTTCTGAATTCTGGAGATATATGGTAACCAGATGATAATTTGTAGTCATAGTAGATTTGACTAATTACATTTTCATATAACACTAATTGACCACTTAACTAATCGTCCCTATAAATTGTCAGGATGATACTGTCAACCTCTATACTTATGCGTTACTACGGTTATCTCCTGCCTTCTCATCTGGATCAAGTACCTGGTCCTATCTGCGTAAAGGAAAAGCTACTTCTCATACTACTGGTGCAGTATCTATGCTGGCTAATGCTGGTTCTGGGTTAGATCAATCTCATGGTTCTCGTGATTCGCACCCTACTGGAGATAGTAATCATGATATAACAAGACCCCTACAGCCTAACAAGTGGGCAAGGGGAAAGGACGGTTTTCTTGTAACTGATATACGGGGTTCGTATGTTAATAATATGGTTCACACCACCCCAGCAATATGGCTTCAGCAAACAGAGGAGAAGATGTATATCTTGGCTTACCAGCATAAAAGCCTTACTGTAATCTTACTCATACCTCTGATGTTTATTATGGATGGAGAGCAAGGTATCTCCATGGTGAAGCAGCAAGTTCTTGAAAATGTCAGTTTCTTGTTTAGTTAATGTATGCTGATAAGTGATAACTAAAGTGTGCATCTACAATATCTCTCCTTGACATGATTGACTTGGTTTTTGTTACATTTATTGTGAAAATATATGGTTTAAAGTCCTAACTTCCGGTAGCTGTACGCTGATGCCATAATTTGCTCTCGAAATCCACCGACTTGTATATTGAAATATTTGAGTGATTGATGCATATCTTCATATTGATTCTTGTCCATTAAATATGCCAGGCATCAGCAAAGATATTTAAAGTTGAGGAGAAACTATCAAAAGGATGGGCGGGTGAGAACGCATATCATGTAAGTGGTTATCGTTACTTGCTGGTTGATGGTGATAGAAGCACATCTAGGGCTTCTCCACCTGGAAAAGTGACAACCCTAACAAAGGTCAGCATTTTTTCCTTCATTTATGTGAGAATAGATTTTTGGACTAGTCTAATGTCTGTAATTCAGGCTTCAGTTAGCATGAGGACTTCTCTGTGAAATCATAGGTTTTGTACACGTGAAAGAgtaatttatatgtttgtaCTTTTTGTGCAATGCGCTTAGTGCTCACATTGAGTAATTTGGTAGATGTTATTTTCTCTTAGTTAGATGACCAAagacaattttttattataaaaacttGGAATCGAATCATTTTTTGTGGAGTTTGATTGGGCAATGGCTCCATTATTACAGGAATCTTTAGTTGCTGCGAGTAGACTTCGGGAAGAGGTTGATTTAGAGAAAGGCAGAACCAAATGGGACAACCCAGACCTTGAGAAAGAATTAGAAATATGCATTAGAGCAAAAAATAATGCTTGGGTGATTGCTCGGGTAACAAGGGGCAAGGAACTTTATATGGTTCTTGAAAAAGCCAACGAAACACTTCTCTACGCTTCTGATGCTGTTGAGAAATTCAGTAACAAGTAAGAAGTTCTCCTCTTATGTTGTTTGTCAGTAATTATTTACTGACTCATGGACTGGTTTTAGTATTGTCATCACTCATATAATCGAGCTTTTCATTGTATACAATTAATCTGTTCTACCATCTTTGATTATGCAGGTACTGCAATGGTGCTTTTTCTTTGGAATAGGAGCAAGTATATTCTAGCACCTGTATCATGTATCCAGGCTGTACATCTTTACAATAGGATTCAATAAGGTTTGTCTGTTGTATTGCTTTTTAGTCTTCTGCAATTATAAGAATTTTGTAACTAATATCCTCCACACCATTATTATACCAAGTGCTATTAGAATATTCTACCGAaaacttttattataaattcttttaAAGTACATGCAGGGGTTATGAAACTAGCATCAGACCTGTTTTGTTCATTTGTAGAGTGTTCCTAGGCTATTCATTTTATGTGGTCTTGCAATTCAAGTTCTGAGTCTAGAATATACAATAAAAAAGAATTGGATAATAAACTATGACTGGAAAACAGTTTCATATTCATTTACACATTTGAAAAGCCGTCCATGTACATATTTGCATATCGAGGTTGATGCATGCATTAATCTAGGAAGAAGTGGGAGGCATTTATGGATGCCTCTTTTTGTAGTCCTGGAAATTGCAGGTCTTAGACAGCAGGCTCCTTGGCCCATGCTTAGTTAACAGGATTCCGACCTAGGCAACCCTTATACTTGAACATCCTGCCTTTTCACCCTTTTTGAGGACTCTCGTATTTCGATATTTGCTTCTCTTTTCCTGCCTTTAGTGTCCACCGGCTCTGCATTGGAGTTGTCTTGTGCAATTGGAGCGTCTTGGCTATCTAGCTTGTTGATAAGGAAAGGATGAGATAACAACGGGAGTGCCTTCCATCTCTTGCTTGGATTTTTCTCCAAGCAACATCTGATGAAGTCTTGAAAATCAGGAGAGGCCTCTTCAGGCAAAGTAGGGGGATCATTGTAACATACATCAAACATTAGATCAAACTCAGTCTTGTTAGGCTTTCTGTCTGGGGCGAAGTAGGGTTGATGGCCGGTATATATCTCCATGAGCGTCAATCCCAAGCTCCAGATATCTCCAGCAAAAACATCCAAATCATCACCATAAGCACATGAATCAAATCTTTCAGGAGCCATGTACGCAGTAGTTCCTGAAAATATGTGTCTCTCATTACTTGCTAAATCAATTAGCTTGCTAACTCCAAAATCCGCGATCTTAACTTCCATGTTGTGATTGACAAGCAGATTGGCAGGCTTTATATCACAGTGAACTATGTGTTTAGTATTGTGCAGATAATCGAGCCCCATCAGTATTCTTCTTGCTACTTCGGCTATCATCTTCTCGGACAATGTACCATTAATTTTCACTAGATTTTGAAGACTTCCGGCCTCCATGTACTCCATGAGAATAGGCATCCATCCGGCCCCCGAGTCGGAGAAAACAGTACCATGAAACTGAGTGATATAAGGACAATCAATAGACTCCAGTATGGCGATCTCTCTGAGAACTTCATCATAAGTAGCCGAATTGTTATACGTCTTCAATGCACGAACATCACGGGTAACATTGTGGACTACTTTGTACACAATACCTTTACTTCCTCGGCCAAGAGTTTCGAGTATTTCAAACTGAGACTGGGACGCAACTGTAGGTTTATGGGTGCTGCAACTTGCGGCAGGGGAGACTTGAAGTGGCAACTGGATTGGTTTAATTGTGAGAACC
This genomic window from Daucus carota subsp. sativus chromosome 7, DH1 v3.0, whole genome shotgun sequence contains:
- the LOC108196734 gene encoding vacuolar fusion protein CCZ1 homolog B isoform X1, translated to MFETVMGLSPANTATETLKFCIFDLRRGQHEGEELDKILFFYPADMPFSAQLSVIGLSEGLITFTRIFSPEAACEVIEAEMHSHVFYEAEPDIWMVLIVEKSKETDAIWRIDALRGILKEVHSLFMMFHGSIRALLDKEPSGGIVRKHLYSFVMDYLDAFHTRSSMDFCCWDFLIGKKIQLPNFRNTLKERGTVQMLTVSREAAMEVQSLVRLLESCLGSASCHSLILFQDLLVSTTLSPDDTVNLYTYALLRLSPAFSSGSSTWSYLRKGKATSHTTGAVSMLANAGSGLDQSHGSRDSHPTGDSNHDITRPLQPNKWARGKDGFLVTDIRGSYVNNMVHTTPAIWLQQTEEKMYILAYQHKSLTVILLIPLMFIMDGEQGISMVKQQVLENASAKIFKVEEKLSKGWAGENAYHVSGYRYLLVDGDRSTSRASPPGKVTTLTKESLVAASRLREEVDLEKGRTKWDNPDLEKELEICIRAKNNAWVIARVTRGKELYMVLEKANETLLYASDAVEKFSNKYCNGAFSLE
- the LOC108196734 gene encoding vacuolar fusion protein CCZ1 homolog B isoform X2; translated protein: MFETVMGLSPANTATETLKFCIFDLRRGQHEGEELDKILFFYPADMPFSAQLSVIGLSEGLITFTRIFSPEAACEVIEAEMHSHVFYEAEPDIWMVLIVEKSKETDAIWRIDALRGILKEVHSLFMMFHGSIRALLDKEPSGGIVRKHLYSFVMDYLDDFLIGKKIQLPNFRNTLKERGTVQMLTVSREAAMEVQSLVRLLESCLGSASCHSLILFQDLLVSTTLSPDDTVNLYTYALLRLSPAFSSGSSTWSYLRKGKATSHTTGAVSMLANAGSGLDQSHGSRDSHPTGDSNHDITRPLQPNKWARGKDGFLVTDIRGSYVNNMVHTTPAIWLQQTEEKMYILAYQHKSLTVILLIPLMFIMDGEQGISMVKQQVLENASAKIFKVEEKLSKGWAGENAYHVSGYRYLLVDGDRSTSRASPPGKVTTLTKESLVAASRLREEVDLEKGRTKWDNPDLEKELEICIRAKNNAWVIARVTRGKELYMVLEKANETLLYASDAVEKFSNKYCNGAFSLE
- the LOC108194428 gene encoding mitogen-activated protein kinase kinase 7, with the translated sequence MVLTIKPIQLPLQVSPAASCSTHKPTVASQSQFEILETLGRGSKGIVYKVVHNVTRDVRALKTYNNSATYDEVLREIAILESIDCPYITQFHGTVFSDSGAGWMPILMEYMEAGSLQNLVKINGTLSEKMIAEVARRILMGLDYLHNTKHIVHCDIKPANLLVNHNMEVKIADFGVSKLIDLASNERHIFSGTTAYMAPERFDSCAYGDDLDVFAGDIWSLGLTLMEIYTGHQPYFAPDRKPNKTEFDLMFDVCYNDPPTLPEEASPDFQDFIRCCLEKNPSKRWKALPLLSHPFLINKLDSQDAPIAQDNSNAEPVDTKGRKREANIEIRESSKRVKRQDVQV